A genomic segment from uncultured Alistipes sp. encodes:
- the panD gene encoding aspartate 1-decarboxylase — protein sequence MKFQIEVIKSKIHRVTVTQADLNYVGSITIDEALMEAANMIEGEKVQIMDINNGERFETYIIKGERDSGCICLNGAAARKVQVGDVVIIASYALMDFEDAKQFRPWVIFPDTATNRLVK from the coding sequence ATGAAATTCCAGATCGAAGTCATCAAATCGAAAATCCACCGCGTGACGGTCACCCAGGCCGACCTCAACTACGTGGGGAGCATCACCATCGACGAGGCCCTGATGGAGGCCGCCAACATGATCGAAGGTGAAAAGGTCCAGATCATGGACATCAACAACGGAGAACGTTTCGAAACCTACATCATCAAGGGTGAACGCGACAGCGGCTGCATCTGCCTTAACGGAGCCGCAGCCCGCAAGGTCCAAGTCGGCGACGTGGTCATCATCGCCTCCTACGCCCTGATGGATTTCGAGGACGCCAAGCAGTTCCGACCCTGGGTCATCTTCCCCGACACGGCCACAAACCGGCTCGTTAAGTAA
- the panC gene encoding pantoate--beta-alanine ligase, translating to MKVFTSVKELRAELDRTEQSGIGFVPTMGALHAGHRSLVERARRENPTVVVSVFVNPTQFNDKNDLKHYPRTPEADERLLEEAGADFVLMPPVEEIYPEPDTRVFDFGQIDKVMEGATRPGHFNGVAQVVSRLFVIVRPARAYFGEKDFQQIAVIRAMVAQLALPVEIVECPIVRGEDGLALSSRNQLLDAPHRAAAPHIYATLRRAVEMSHTLDPEALKEWVVKEVEGNPLLKVIYYQSVDARTMQEVRAWSDSGRIQGCIAVQAGDIRLIDNIRIR from the coding sequence ATGAAAGTATTTACAAGCGTCAAAGAGCTTCGCGCCGAACTCGATCGCACGGAGCAGTCCGGGATCGGTTTCGTCCCCACGATGGGTGCCCTCCATGCGGGACACCGCTCGCTCGTGGAGCGCGCCCGGCGTGAAAACCCGACCGTCGTCGTGAGCGTCTTCGTAAACCCCACGCAGTTCAATGACAAAAACGACCTGAAGCACTACCCCCGCACCCCGGAGGCCGATGAACGCCTGCTCGAAGAGGCCGGGGCCGATTTCGTCCTGATGCCCCCGGTCGAGGAGATCTATCCCGAACCCGACACCCGCGTCTTCGACTTCGGACAGATCGACAAGGTCATGGAGGGTGCTACCCGCCCCGGACACTTCAACGGCGTGGCCCAGGTCGTCAGCCGGCTCTTCGTCATCGTGCGACCGGCACGCGCCTACTTCGGCGAGAAGGATTTCCAGCAGATCGCCGTCATCCGCGCCATGGTCGCACAACTCGCCCTCCCGGTCGAGATCGTCGAGTGCCCCATCGTCCGCGGCGAGGACGGACTGGCCCTCTCGTCGCGCAACCAGCTCCTCGACGCCCCGCACCGCGCCGCCGCACCCCACATCTACGCCACGCTGCGCCGTGCCGTCGAAATGTCGCACACGCTCGATCCCGAAGCCCTCAAGGAATGGGTCGTGAAGGAGGTGGAGGGCAACCCCCTGCTCAAGGTCATCTACTACCAGTCGGTCGACGCCCGCACGATGCAGGAGGTCCGCGCCTGGAGCGACTCCGGCCGCATTCAGGGCTGCATCGCCGTACAGGCCGGCGACATCCGTTTAATCGACAACATACGTATCCGATAA